One region of Quercus lobata isolate SW786 chromosome 2, ValleyOak3.0 Primary Assembly, whole genome shotgun sequence genomic DNA includes:
- the LOC115977126 gene encoding uncharacterized protein LOC115977126 translates to MEDLSSKDDSPRVLEVLEALKQASHELQAHPSPNSDEVNSSSAINALLELETESDTILSKDPNLSTLSQHLSNLKALVETLKNSRRHHSIRSFLTRRVSTHSIARVAGSIESEIQAWIDRESIETLTRGLREQPKFNNEDELIKLLTQLENRVSEGFNRELQDLVLKSKLFSYLETILCDPNCSKRIREHCAFAIGALIRFNKDVFVGQVLMGPTIGSLVTMGSSASIKVLCSLIRSIKSPLVDEIESLGNIPKIIKFLDSQDLEIKVLAMDCVLEIGYFGRKEAIEAMLKEGLIKKLVELQRSELGGDLIDMGRNGGKNDNVKFENNEGVGDGVGVGVGGVEGKRERREKRFLEMHPFASCVARFAVQLEVGEGLRQRERRAFKQEILVRVREACVSDAEAATIVAEVLWGSSP, encoded by the coding sequence ATGGAAGACCTATCATCAAAAGACGACAGCCCACGAGTTCTCGAAGTCTTAGAAGCTCTAAAACAAGCCTCGCATGAGTTACAAGCCCACCCGAGTCCCAACTCGGACGAGGTCAACTCGTCTTCAGCCATTAACGCTCTCCTGGAGCTTGAAACCGAGTCCGACACAATTCTCTCCAAAGACCCAAATCTCTCTACCCTCTCTCAACACCTTTCCAACCTCAAAGCCCTCGTCGAGACCCTCAAGAATTCACGCCGCCACCACAGCATCCGATCGTTCTTAACTCGCCGAGTCTCAACTCACTCCATCGCCCGAGTCGCCGGTTCCATTGAGTCTGAAATCCAAGCCTGGATCGACCGTGAGAGCATCGAGACCTTGACACGTGGTCTACGCGAgcaaccaaaattcaacaacGAGGACGAGTTGATCAAGCTCTTGACTCAGCTCGAGAATCGAGTCTCCGAAGGTTTCAACCGCGAGTTACAAGATTTAGTCCTAAAGTCCAAGCTTTTCTCGTACCTCGAAACAATTCTATGTGACCCAAATTGCTCAAAGCGAATACGAGAACATTGCGCTTTTGCTATAGGCGCATTGATAAGGTTTAACAAAGATGTGTTCGTGGGACAAGTACTTATGGGTCCAACAATTGGTTCCTTAGTCACAATGGGTTCCTCGGCTTCAATAAAAGTACTCTGTTCTTTGATAAGGTCTATAAAATCTCCACTTGTGGACGAAATTGAGTCACTTGGGAACATACCCAAAATCATAAAGTTTTTAGATTCTCAAGACTTGGAAATAAAAGTTCTAGCCATGGATTGTGTGTTAGAAATTGGATATTTTGGGCGCAAAGAAGCGATTGAAGCAATGCTTAAAGAGGGTTTGATAAAGAAGCTAGTGGAGCTACAAAGGTCAGAATTGGGTGGGGATTTGATTGATATGGGGAGGAACGGTGGGAAAAATGATAATGTGAAATTTGAGAATAATGAAGGGGTTGGTGATGGTGTTGGTGTTGGGGTTGGTGGGGTTGAAGGGAAAAGGGAGCGCAGGGAAAAGAGGTTCTTGGAAATGCATCCATTTGCAAGCTGTGTGGCAAGATTTGCGGTGCAGTTGGAAGTAGGAGAGGGGCTGAGGCAAAGAGAAAGGAGAGCTTTTAAGCAGGAGATAttggtgagagtgagagaagcTTGTGTGTCTGATGCTGAAGCTGCTACCATTGTCGCTGAGGTTTTGTGGGGGTCTTCACCTTGA
- the LOC115977125 gene encoding translocase of chloroplast 90, chloroplastic isoform X3, which translates to MKSIRDWVFSHLVSMSLVSSRPLSGSDSFFNEGRLDEELDDQGSTHTASLVAPPVLPDGSRASYGNHEHQHNPSLQQDSVQDSYPHGSNKKKMDPLAKIEDLQVKFLRLLRRLGLSQDNLLVAKVLYRIHLASLIQAGESDVIRVNLGSNRAKAVAAEQEAAGLRELDFSFRILVLGKTGVGKSATINSLFEEMKTVTDAFQPATDRIQEFAGTVNGIKITVIDTPGLLPSSSSNVRRNKKILLSVKRFIKKSPPDIVLYFERLDVINMGFTDFPILRLITEVFGTAIWFNTILVMTHSSSDLPEGPNGYPVNYESYVTQCTDLVQHYIHQAVSDSRLENPVLLVENHPQCKKNIMGEKVLPNGQVWKSQFLLLCICTKVLSDVNSLLKFQDSIELGPLSTARLPSLPHLLSSLLRHRSISSPNGMDDEIDENSLLDTQEEDEYDQLPSIRILKKSQFERLTNSQKKDYLDELDYREILYLKKQLKEDYQRRRENRFSKEENLVNDDNSDSQQVSPEAVLLPDMAVPPSFDSDCLVHRYRCLVTGDQWLVRPVLDPQGWDHDVGFDGISLESALELNRNVFASVTGQMSKDKQDFSIQSECGAAYTDPKGPTYSVGLDVQSSGKDMIYTVHSNTKLRNLKQSVADCGLSLTSFGNNCYVGAKLEDTIIVGNRLKFMVNAGRMGGSGQVAYGGNIEATLRGSDYPVRNDNVSLTMTILSFNKEMVLGGSIQSEFRMSRGLRVSVNANLNSRKMGQVCIKTSSSEHLQIALVAAFTIFKALLRRKAIESRSRETLESG; encoded by the exons ATGAAGAGTATTAGGGATTGGGTTTTTTCTCATTTAGTATCCATGTCATTGGTCTCATCTAGACCATTATCGGGCAGTGACAGTTTTTTTAACGAGGGACGTCTTGATGAAGAACTTGATGACCAAG GTTCAACTCACACAGCCAGTTTGGTTGCACCACCAGTACTTCCTGATGGATCACGTGCTTCTTATGGTAATCATGAACATCAGCATAATCCTTCCCTGCAGCAGGATTCTGTTCAAGACTCCTACCCTCATGgctctaataaaaaaaagatggatCCATTGGCGAAGATTGAGGATCTCCAAGTAAAGTTTTTGCGCCTTCTCCGAAGGCTTGGGCTGTCACAGGATAATCTTCTGGTTGCAAAAGTTTTATATCGGATACACCTAGCATCCTTGATACAAGCTGGGGAATCAGATGTGATAAGAGTTAACCTTGGAAGCAATAGAGCCAAAGCAGTTGCAGCAGAACAAGAGGCAGCTGGCCTGCGTGAATTGGATTTCTCATTTAGAATACTTGTCCTAGGCAAAACAGGGGTTGGCAAGAGTGCTACCATAAATTCTTTATTTGAAGAAATGAAAACTGTGACTGATGCATTTCAACCAGCCACTGATCGCATCCAAGAGTTTGCAGGAACTGTTAATGGTATTAAAATTACTGTGATCGATACCCCTGGTCTGTTGCCTTCTTCTTCCAGTAATGTGAGAAGAAATAAGAAGATTTTGTTATCTGTGAAGagattcataaaaaaatcaccGCCAGATATTGTTTTGTACTTTGAACGCCTTGATGTCATCAACATGGGCTTTACCGATTTCCCTATTTTGAGGCTTATAACTGAAGTTTTTGGTACTGCAATTTGGTTCAACACCATCCTTGTAATGACCCACTCTTCCTCAGATCTGCCCGAAGGTCCCAATGGTTATCCTGTCAACTATGAGTCATATGTGACCCAATGTACAGATTTGGTGCAGCACTATATACACCAGGCAGTGTCTGACTCAAGACTTGAAAACCCTGTCCTTTTGGTAGAGAACCATCCTCAATGTAAGAAAAACATTATGGGGGAAAAAGTACTTCCAAATGGTCAGGTTTGGAAATCTCAATTCTTGTTATTATGCATTTGTACTAAAGTTCTGAGCGATGTCAATTCCCTCTTGAAGTTTCAAGACAGCATTGAACTGGGACCATTAAGTACTGCCCGGCTGCCCTCTCTGCCCCATCTTCTCTCATCTCTTCTACGACATCGCTCTATATCAAGTCCAAATGGAATGGATGATGAAATTGATGAGAATTCACTTTTAGACACACAGGAAGAAGATGAATATGATCAATTACCTTCAATCCGAATCCTGAAAAAATCTCAGTTTGAGAGATTGACGAACTCACAGAAAAAAGATTATCTCGATGAGCTGGATTATCGGGAAATCCTTTATCTGAAGAAACAGTTGAAGGAAGATTATCAGAGGCGAAGGGAGAATAGGTTTTCCAAAGAGGAAAATTTGGTGAATGATGATAATTCCGATAGCCAGCAGGTGTCTCCAGAGGCTGTTTTGTTACCAGATATGGCAGTTCCCCCAAGTTTTGACTCGGATTGCCTTGTACATAGATACCGTTGCCTTGTCACAGGTGATCAGTGGCTTGTGAGACCTGTTCTTGATCCCCAAGGGTGGGATCACGATGTGGGCTTCGATGGAATAAGCCTTGAATCAGCTTTGGAACTAAATAGGAATGTCTTTGCCTCAGTCACAGGACAGATGAGCAAGGACAAGCAGGATTTCAGTATCCAGTCGGAGTGTGGTGCAGCTTACACAGATCCCAAAGGGCCTACTTATTCTGTTGGTCTTGATGTTCAATCTTCTGGTAAGGATATGATATATACAGTTCATAGCAACACAAAGTTGAGGAACCTGAAGCAGAGCGTTGCTGATTGTGGACTTTCTTTGACATCTTTTGGGAACAATTGCTATGTTGGTGCCAAGCTTGAAGATACCATAATAGTGGGGAATAGGTTGAAGTTTATGGTGAATGCTGGGCGAATGGGGGGTTCTGGACAAGTGGCATATGGTGGGAATATTGAAGCTACTTTAAGAGGGAGTGACTACCCAGTGAGAAATGATAATGTCAGTCTGACAATGACAATCCTCTCCTTCAACAAAGAAATGGTTTTAGGTGGAAGCATACAGTCTGAATTCCGGATGAGCAGAGGCTTGAGAGTATCAGTTAATGCCAATTTAAATAGTCGCAAAATGGGACAGGTTTGCATAAAAACAAGTAGCTCTGAGCATTTGCAGATTGCTCTGGTTGCAGCCTTCACAATTTTCAAGGCTCTACTACGCAGAAAGGCAATTGAGAGTAGAAGTAGGGAAACATTAGAGAGTGGATAA
- the LOC115977125 gene encoding translocase of chloroplast 90, chloroplastic isoform X1 — MDHNRCGNAFPRMKSIRDWVFSHLVSMSLVSSRPLSGSDSFFNEGRLDEELDDQGSTHTASLVAPPVLPDGSRASYGNHEHQHNPSLQQDSVQDSYPHGSNKKKMDPLAKIEDLQVKFLRLLRRLGLSQDNLLVAKVLYRIHLASLIQAGESDVIRVNLGSNRAKAVAAEQEAAGLRELDFSFRILVLGKTGVGKSATINSLFEEMKTVTDAFQPATDRIQEFAGTVNGIKITVIDTPGLLPSSSSNVRRNKKILLSVKRFIKKSPPDIVLYFERLDVINMGFTDFPILRLITEVFGTAIWFNTILVMTHSSSDLPEGPNGYPVNYESYVTQCTDLVQHYIHQAVSDSRLENPVLLVENHPQCKKNIMGEKVLPNGQVWKSQFLLLCICTKVLSDVNSLLKFQDSIELGPLSTARLPSLPHLLSSLLRHRSISSPNGMDDEIDENSLLDTQEEDEYDQLPSIRILKKSQFERLTNSQKKDYLDELDYREILYLKKQLKEDYQRRRENRFSKEENLVNDDNSDSQQVSPEAVLLPDMAVPPSFDSDCLVHRYRCLVTGDQWLVRPVLDPQGWDHDVGFDGISLESALELNRNVFASVTGQMSKDKQDFSIQSECGAAYTDPKGPTYSVGLDVQSSGKDMIYTVHSNTKLRNLKQSVADCGLSLTSFGNNCYVGAKLEDTIIVGNRLKFMVNAGRMGGSGQVAYGGNIEATLRGSDYPVRNDNVSLTMTILSFNKEMVLGGSIQSEFRMSRGLRVSVNANLNSRKMGQVCIKTSSSEHLQIALVAAFTIFKALLRRKAIESRSRETLESG; from the exons ATGGATCACAACAGGTGtggaaatgcttttccaag GATGAAGAGTATTAGGGATTGGGTTTTTTCTCATTTAGTATCCATGTCATTGGTCTCATCTAGACCATTATCGGGCAGTGACAGTTTTTTTAACGAGGGACGTCTTGATGAAGAACTTGATGACCAAG GTTCAACTCACACAGCCAGTTTGGTTGCACCACCAGTACTTCCTGATGGATCACGTGCTTCTTATGGTAATCATGAACATCAGCATAATCCTTCCCTGCAGCAGGATTCTGTTCAAGACTCCTACCCTCATGgctctaataaaaaaaagatggatCCATTGGCGAAGATTGAGGATCTCCAAGTAAAGTTTTTGCGCCTTCTCCGAAGGCTTGGGCTGTCACAGGATAATCTTCTGGTTGCAAAAGTTTTATATCGGATACACCTAGCATCCTTGATACAAGCTGGGGAATCAGATGTGATAAGAGTTAACCTTGGAAGCAATAGAGCCAAAGCAGTTGCAGCAGAACAAGAGGCAGCTGGCCTGCGTGAATTGGATTTCTCATTTAGAATACTTGTCCTAGGCAAAACAGGGGTTGGCAAGAGTGCTACCATAAATTCTTTATTTGAAGAAATGAAAACTGTGACTGATGCATTTCAACCAGCCACTGATCGCATCCAAGAGTTTGCAGGAACTGTTAATGGTATTAAAATTACTGTGATCGATACCCCTGGTCTGTTGCCTTCTTCTTCCAGTAATGTGAGAAGAAATAAGAAGATTTTGTTATCTGTGAAGagattcataaaaaaatcaccGCCAGATATTGTTTTGTACTTTGAACGCCTTGATGTCATCAACATGGGCTTTACCGATTTCCCTATTTTGAGGCTTATAACTGAAGTTTTTGGTACTGCAATTTGGTTCAACACCATCCTTGTAATGACCCACTCTTCCTCAGATCTGCCCGAAGGTCCCAATGGTTATCCTGTCAACTATGAGTCATATGTGACCCAATGTACAGATTTGGTGCAGCACTATATACACCAGGCAGTGTCTGACTCAAGACTTGAAAACCCTGTCCTTTTGGTAGAGAACCATCCTCAATGTAAGAAAAACATTATGGGGGAAAAAGTACTTCCAAATGGTCAGGTTTGGAAATCTCAATTCTTGTTATTATGCATTTGTACTAAAGTTCTGAGCGATGTCAATTCCCTCTTGAAGTTTCAAGACAGCATTGAACTGGGACCATTAAGTACTGCCCGGCTGCCCTCTCTGCCCCATCTTCTCTCATCTCTTCTACGACATCGCTCTATATCAAGTCCAAATGGAATGGATGATGAAATTGATGAGAATTCACTTTTAGACACACAGGAAGAAGATGAATATGATCAATTACCTTCAATCCGAATCCTGAAAAAATCTCAGTTTGAGAGATTGACGAACTCACAGAAAAAAGATTATCTCGATGAGCTGGATTATCGGGAAATCCTTTATCTGAAGAAACAGTTGAAGGAAGATTATCAGAGGCGAAGGGAGAATAGGTTTTCCAAAGAGGAAAATTTGGTGAATGATGATAATTCCGATAGCCAGCAGGTGTCTCCAGAGGCTGTTTTGTTACCAGATATGGCAGTTCCCCCAAGTTTTGACTCGGATTGCCTTGTACATAGATACCGTTGCCTTGTCACAGGTGATCAGTGGCTTGTGAGACCTGTTCTTGATCCCCAAGGGTGGGATCACGATGTGGGCTTCGATGGAATAAGCCTTGAATCAGCTTTGGAACTAAATAGGAATGTCTTTGCCTCAGTCACAGGACAGATGAGCAAGGACAAGCAGGATTTCAGTATCCAGTCGGAGTGTGGTGCAGCTTACACAGATCCCAAAGGGCCTACTTATTCTGTTGGTCTTGATGTTCAATCTTCTGGTAAGGATATGATATATACAGTTCATAGCAACACAAAGTTGAGGAACCTGAAGCAGAGCGTTGCTGATTGTGGACTTTCTTTGACATCTTTTGGGAACAATTGCTATGTTGGTGCCAAGCTTGAAGATACCATAATAGTGGGGAATAGGTTGAAGTTTATGGTGAATGCTGGGCGAATGGGGGGTTCTGGACAAGTGGCATATGGTGGGAATATTGAAGCTACTTTAAGAGGGAGTGACTACCCAGTGAGAAATGATAATGTCAGTCTGACAATGACAATCCTCTCCTTCAACAAAGAAATGGTTTTAGGTGGAAGCATACAGTCTGAATTCCGGATGAGCAGAGGCTTGAGAGTATCAGTTAATGCCAATTTAAATAGTCGCAAAATGGGACAGGTTTGCATAAAAACAAGTAGCTCTGAGCATTTGCAGATTGCTCTGGTTGCAGCCTTCACAATTTTCAAGGCTCTACTACGCAGAAAGGCAATTGAGAGTAGAAGTAGGGAAACATTAGAGAGTGGATAA
- the LOC115977125 gene encoding translocase of chloroplast 90, chloroplastic isoform X2 yields the protein MDHNRMKSIRDWVFSHLVSMSLVSSRPLSGSDSFFNEGRLDEELDDQGSTHTASLVAPPVLPDGSRASYGNHEHQHNPSLQQDSVQDSYPHGSNKKKMDPLAKIEDLQVKFLRLLRRLGLSQDNLLVAKVLYRIHLASLIQAGESDVIRVNLGSNRAKAVAAEQEAAGLRELDFSFRILVLGKTGVGKSATINSLFEEMKTVTDAFQPATDRIQEFAGTVNGIKITVIDTPGLLPSSSSNVRRNKKILLSVKRFIKKSPPDIVLYFERLDVINMGFTDFPILRLITEVFGTAIWFNTILVMTHSSSDLPEGPNGYPVNYESYVTQCTDLVQHYIHQAVSDSRLENPVLLVENHPQCKKNIMGEKVLPNGQVWKSQFLLLCICTKVLSDVNSLLKFQDSIELGPLSTARLPSLPHLLSSLLRHRSISSPNGMDDEIDENSLLDTQEEDEYDQLPSIRILKKSQFERLTNSQKKDYLDELDYREILYLKKQLKEDYQRRRENRFSKEENLVNDDNSDSQQVSPEAVLLPDMAVPPSFDSDCLVHRYRCLVTGDQWLVRPVLDPQGWDHDVGFDGISLESALELNRNVFASVTGQMSKDKQDFSIQSECGAAYTDPKGPTYSVGLDVQSSGKDMIYTVHSNTKLRNLKQSVADCGLSLTSFGNNCYVGAKLEDTIIVGNRLKFMVNAGRMGGSGQVAYGGNIEATLRGSDYPVRNDNVSLTMTILSFNKEMVLGGSIQSEFRMSRGLRVSVNANLNSRKMGQVCIKTSSSEHLQIALVAAFTIFKALLRRKAIESRSRETLESG from the exons ATGGATCACAACAG GATGAAGAGTATTAGGGATTGGGTTTTTTCTCATTTAGTATCCATGTCATTGGTCTCATCTAGACCATTATCGGGCAGTGACAGTTTTTTTAACGAGGGACGTCTTGATGAAGAACTTGATGACCAAG GTTCAACTCACACAGCCAGTTTGGTTGCACCACCAGTACTTCCTGATGGATCACGTGCTTCTTATGGTAATCATGAACATCAGCATAATCCTTCCCTGCAGCAGGATTCTGTTCAAGACTCCTACCCTCATGgctctaataaaaaaaagatggatCCATTGGCGAAGATTGAGGATCTCCAAGTAAAGTTTTTGCGCCTTCTCCGAAGGCTTGGGCTGTCACAGGATAATCTTCTGGTTGCAAAAGTTTTATATCGGATACACCTAGCATCCTTGATACAAGCTGGGGAATCAGATGTGATAAGAGTTAACCTTGGAAGCAATAGAGCCAAAGCAGTTGCAGCAGAACAAGAGGCAGCTGGCCTGCGTGAATTGGATTTCTCATTTAGAATACTTGTCCTAGGCAAAACAGGGGTTGGCAAGAGTGCTACCATAAATTCTTTATTTGAAGAAATGAAAACTGTGACTGATGCATTTCAACCAGCCACTGATCGCATCCAAGAGTTTGCAGGAACTGTTAATGGTATTAAAATTACTGTGATCGATACCCCTGGTCTGTTGCCTTCTTCTTCCAGTAATGTGAGAAGAAATAAGAAGATTTTGTTATCTGTGAAGagattcataaaaaaatcaccGCCAGATATTGTTTTGTACTTTGAACGCCTTGATGTCATCAACATGGGCTTTACCGATTTCCCTATTTTGAGGCTTATAACTGAAGTTTTTGGTACTGCAATTTGGTTCAACACCATCCTTGTAATGACCCACTCTTCCTCAGATCTGCCCGAAGGTCCCAATGGTTATCCTGTCAACTATGAGTCATATGTGACCCAATGTACAGATTTGGTGCAGCACTATATACACCAGGCAGTGTCTGACTCAAGACTTGAAAACCCTGTCCTTTTGGTAGAGAACCATCCTCAATGTAAGAAAAACATTATGGGGGAAAAAGTACTTCCAAATGGTCAGGTTTGGAAATCTCAATTCTTGTTATTATGCATTTGTACTAAAGTTCTGAGCGATGTCAATTCCCTCTTGAAGTTTCAAGACAGCATTGAACTGGGACCATTAAGTACTGCCCGGCTGCCCTCTCTGCCCCATCTTCTCTCATCTCTTCTACGACATCGCTCTATATCAAGTCCAAATGGAATGGATGATGAAATTGATGAGAATTCACTTTTAGACACACAGGAAGAAGATGAATATGATCAATTACCTTCAATCCGAATCCTGAAAAAATCTCAGTTTGAGAGATTGACGAACTCACAGAAAAAAGATTATCTCGATGAGCTGGATTATCGGGAAATCCTTTATCTGAAGAAACAGTTGAAGGAAGATTATCAGAGGCGAAGGGAGAATAGGTTTTCCAAAGAGGAAAATTTGGTGAATGATGATAATTCCGATAGCCAGCAGGTGTCTCCAGAGGCTGTTTTGTTACCAGATATGGCAGTTCCCCCAAGTTTTGACTCGGATTGCCTTGTACATAGATACCGTTGCCTTGTCACAGGTGATCAGTGGCTTGTGAGACCTGTTCTTGATCCCCAAGGGTGGGATCACGATGTGGGCTTCGATGGAATAAGCCTTGAATCAGCTTTGGAACTAAATAGGAATGTCTTTGCCTCAGTCACAGGACAGATGAGCAAGGACAAGCAGGATTTCAGTATCCAGTCGGAGTGTGGTGCAGCTTACACAGATCCCAAAGGGCCTACTTATTCTGTTGGTCTTGATGTTCAATCTTCTGGTAAGGATATGATATATACAGTTCATAGCAACACAAAGTTGAGGAACCTGAAGCAGAGCGTTGCTGATTGTGGACTTTCTTTGACATCTTTTGGGAACAATTGCTATGTTGGTGCCAAGCTTGAAGATACCATAATAGTGGGGAATAGGTTGAAGTTTATGGTGAATGCTGGGCGAATGGGGGGTTCTGGACAAGTGGCATATGGTGGGAATATTGAAGCTACTTTAAGAGGGAGTGACTACCCAGTGAGAAATGATAATGTCAGTCTGACAATGACAATCCTCTCCTTCAACAAAGAAATGGTTTTAGGTGGAAGCATACAGTCTGAATTCCGGATGAGCAGAGGCTTGAGAGTATCAGTTAATGCCAATTTAAATAGTCGCAAAATGGGACAGGTTTGCATAAAAACAAGTAGCTCTGAGCATTTGCAGATTGCTCTGGTTGCAGCCTTCACAATTTTCAAGGCTCTACTACGCAGAAAGGCAATTGAGAGTAGAAGTAGGGAAACATTAGAGAGTGGATAA